Proteins from a genomic interval of Ciona intestinalis chromosome 9, KH, whole genome shotgun sequence:
- the LOC100176667 gene encoding F-box/WD repeat-containing protein 5 isoform X1, with the protein MTEQQILDHDGFNSWELLPEELLLKIFQYVDCKHLLRLGQTCRRWKLVADQELLWKRRFATDFKLHGHVSLNSGAISWKEEYERLIDRVPSAELEKIEEHTDEVLHVAFANNGMMFSTCSKDAYIKVYNADWPFETVFSEYLGVKNSLFQWKYTQLSQFSPCDTQLLVSGRCTGSEQGGEIVVYNIFAGSFTIQSRVRILPYDVMGTWLNDSHILSARAHVLSYTRQCLCEVVLNKSSQEVENLHKATMSRAFLFKCNNWATVSYIRVADLTSCIRKIMRSEPDVDLSQHLHAMHFQHLKNINERKIYGQCDGCKQTLKRCMTNENEQTKLPRTTWNKEPTCFSFCSKPVKYVDGEIGVVLKSCGIQSTDTESLPERNNEIYPESSDTCHFQNQTLCPVCGQERSYLSGTEESSASTTSAEEDHVRIFLPKVCKVLIGFTGDYVSIPHQIGIKYLKEEECGHVDERDLKSLIAAQEYNRSDLQTDNWDHIIEVKGQCVGMTLSSCNRYLYVNVREWLTEDDISLFNPPPIANDIKMFVYDLITMTKISVLSGHNAKSDVFFLHLSSNDLYVASGSEDNCGYIWDRHYGVCVSRLVHDDVVNCVAVNPCDPSMAVSASDDKTIKIWRSKSFRRLLSGVRAKARTKV; encoded by the exons atGACAGAACAACAAATATTAGATCATGATGGATTTAACTCTTGGGAACTTTTGCCAGAAGaactgttgttaaaaatatttcagtacGTAGACTGTAAACATCTTTTAAGATTAG gTCAAACTTGCCGTCGTTGGAAATTGGTTGCTGATCAGGAACTACTGTGGAAACGAAGGTTTGCAACCGATTTTAAACTTCATGGCCATGTTAGTTTAAACTCAG GTGCGATATCTTGGAAGGAAGAATATGAAAGATTGATCGATCGAGTTCCGAGTGCTGAGTTGGAAAAGATTGAAGAACACACGGATGAGGTTTTACATGTGGCGTTCGCTAATAATGGGATGATGTTTTCTACATGTTCAAAAGATGCCTACATCAAG gttTACAATGCTGATTGGCCATTTGAGACTGTGTTTAGTGAATATCTTGGTGTTAAAAATTCACTGTTTCAATGGAAATATACACAACTGTCCCAGTTCAGCCCTTGTGATACACAACTGTTAGTGTCTGGTAGATGTACAGGTTCTGAGCAAGGTGGAGAAATAGTTGTTTACAACATATTTGCCGGCTCATTCACCATACAA tctCGAGTTCGTATTCTCCCCTATGATGTGATGGGAACCTGGCTTAATGATTCTCATATACTTTCTGCCAGAGCCCATGTTTTATCTTACACAAGGCAATGTTTATGTGAAGTTGTACTTAACAAGTCAAGTCAG GAAGTTGAGAACTTGCATAAGGCAACAATGTCTAGAGCATTCTTGTTTAAATGCAATAATTGGGCAACTGTTAGTTATATTCGTGTGGCAGATTTGACATCATGCATACGAAAG ATTATGAGGAGTGAACCTGATGTAGATTTATCACAACATCTACACGCCATGCATTTTCAAcatctaaaaaatatcaacGAGAGGAAAATATACG gtCAGTGCGATGGATGTAAACAGACTTTGAAACGATGCATGACTAACGAAAATGAACAAACTAAGTTGCCAAGAACGACATGGAACAAGGAGCCCACTTGTTTTAGTTTCTGTTCAAAACCTGTTAAATACGTTGACGGAGAAATAGGAGTCGTTTTGAAGTCGTGCGGAATTCAATCAACAGATACCGAAAGTTTGCCGGAGAGAAACAATGAGATTTATCCGGAAAGTTCGGACACTTGCCACTTTCAAAATCAAACTTTATGTCCGGTATGTGGACAGGAAAGATCATATTTGTCTGGGACAGAAGAAAG TTCAGCGTCAACCACGAGTGCAGAGGAAGATCATGTGAGGATATTCCttccaaaagtttgtaaagtCTTGATAGGTTTCACAGGAGATTATGTGAGCATACCACACCAAATAG gaattaaatatttgaaagaaGAGGAATGTGGCCATGTTGATGAGAGAGATTTAAAGTCATTGATTGCAGCACAAGAATATAACAG gtCAGATTTACAGACGGATAATTGGGATCATATCATTGAAGTAAAAGGACAGTGTGTTGGAATGACGTTGTCTTCATGTAATCG ATATTTGTATGTTAACGTACGAGAATGGTTAACGGAAGATGATATCAGTTTATTCAACCCACCGCCAATTGCAAACGATATTAAGATGTTTGTGTATGATCTCATCACTATGACGAAG ATCAGTGTCTTGAGCGGACACAATGCCAAAAGTGACGTCTTCTTTCTTCATCTCAGCAGTAATGACCTTTATGTTGCAAG TGGTTCTGAGGACAACTGTGGTTACATATGGGATCGCCACTACGGTGTGTGCGTTAGCCGGTTAGTTCACGATGATGTTGTAAACTGTGTTGCTGTCAATCCCTGTGATCCATCAATGGCTGTGTCGGCAAGTGATgacaaaactataaaaatatggAGATCTAAATCTTTCAGAAG ACTGCTCAGCGGAGTACGTGCAAAAGCAAGAACAAAAGTATGA
- the LOC100176667 gene encoding F-box/WD repeat-containing protein 5 isoform X2, which translates to MTEQQILDHDGFNSWELLPEELLLKIFQYVDCKHLLRLGQTCRRWKLVADQELLWKRRFATDFKLHGHVSLNSGAISWKEEYERLIDRVPSAELEKIEEHTDEVLHVAFANNGMMFSTCSKDAYIKVYNADWPFETVFSEYLGVKNSLFQWKYTQLSQFSPCDTQLLVSGRCTGSEQGGEIVVYNIFAGSFTIQSRVRILPYDVMGTWLNDSHILSARAHVLSYTRQCLCEVVLNKSSQEVENLHKATMSRAFLFKCNNWATVSYIRVADLTSCIRKIMRSEPDVDLSQHLHAMHFQHLKNINERKIYGQCDGCKQTLKRCMTNENEQTKLPRTTWNKEPTCFSFCSKPVKYVDGEIGVVLKSCGIQSTDTESLPERNNEIYPESSDTCHFQNQTLCPVCGQERSYLSGTEESSASTTSAEEDHVRIFLPKVCKVLIGFTGDYVSIPHQIGIKYLKEEECGHVDERDLKSLIAAQEYNRYLYVNVREWLTEDDISLFNPPPIANDIKMFVYDLITMTKISVLSGHNAKSDVFFLHLSSNDLYVASGSEDNCGYIWDRHYGVCVSRLVHDDVVNCVAVNPCDPSMAVSASDDKTIKIWRSKSFRRLLSGVRAKARTKV; encoded by the exons atGACAGAACAACAAATATTAGATCATGATGGATTTAACTCTTGGGAACTTTTGCCAGAAGaactgttgttaaaaatatttcagtacGTAGACTGTAAACATCTTTTAAGATTAG gTCAAACTTGCCGTCGTTGGAAATTGGTTGCTGATCAGGAACTACTGTGGAAACGAAGGTTTGCAACCGATTTTAAACTTCATGGCCATGTTAGTTTAAACTCAG GTGCGATATCTTGGAAGGAAGAATATGAAAGATTGATCGATCGAGTTCCGAGTGCTGAGTTGGAAAAGATTGAAGAACACACGGATGAGGTTTTACATGTGGCGTTCGCTAATAATGGGATGATGTTTTCTACATGTTCAAAAGATGCCTACATCAAG gttTACAATGCTGATTGGCCATTTGAGACTGTGTTTAGTGAATATCTTGGTGTTAAAAATTCACTGTTTCAATGGAAATATACACAACTGTCCCAGTTCAGCCCTTGTGATACACAACTGTTAGTGTCTGGTAGATGTACAGGTTCTGAGCAAGGTGGAGAAATAGTTGTTTACAACATATTTGCCGGCTCATTCACCATACAA tctCGAGTTCGTATTCTCCCCTATGATGTGATGGGAACCTGGCTTAATGATTCTCATATACTTTCTGCCAGAGCCCATGTTTTATCTTACACAAGGCAATGTTTATGTGAAGTTGTACTTAACAAGTCAAGTCAG GAAGTTGAGAACTTGCATAAGGCAACAATGTCTAGAGCATTCTTGTTTAAATGCAATAATTGGGCAACTGTTAGTTATATTCGTGTGGCAGATTTGACATCATGCATACGAAAG ATTATGAGGAGTGAACCTGATGTAGATTTATCACAACATCTACACGCCATGCATTTTCAAcatctaaaaaatatcaacGAGAGGAAAATATACG gtCAGTGCGATGGATGTAAACAGACTTTGAAACGATGCATGACTAACGAAAATGAACAAACTAAGTTGCCAAGAACGACATGGAACAAGGAGCCCACTTGTTTTAGTTTCTGTTCAAAACCTGTTAAATACGTTGACGGAGAAATAGGAGTCGTTTTGAAGTCGTGCGGAATTCAATCAACAGATACCGAAAGTTTGCCGGAGAGAAACAATGAGATTTATCCGGAAAGTTCGGACACTTGCCACTTTCAAAATCAAACTTTATGTCCGGTATGTGGACAGGAAAGATCATATTTGTCTGGGACAGAAGAAAG TTCAGCGTCAACCACGAGTGCAGAGGAAGATCATGTGAGGATATTCCttccaaaagtttgtaaagtCTTGATAGGTTTCACAGGAGATTATGTGAGCATACCACACCAAATAG gaattaaatatttgaaagaaGAGGAATGTGGCCATGTTGATGAGAGAGATTTAAAGTCATTGATTGCAGCACAAGAATATAACAG ATATTTGTATGTTAACGTACGAGAATGGTTAACGGAAGATGATATCAGTTTATTCAACCCACCGCCAATTGCAAACGATATTAAGATGTTTGTGTATGATCTCATCACTATGACGAAG ATCAGTGTCTTGAGCGGACACAATGCCAAAAGTGACGTCTTCTTTCTTCATCTCAGCAGTAATGACCTTTATGTTGCAAG TGGTTCTGAGGACAACTGTGGTTACATATGGGATCGCCACTACGGTGTGTGCGTTAGCCGGTTAGTTCACGATGATGTTGTAAACTGTGTTGCTGTCAATCCCTGTGATCCATCAATGGCTGTGTCGGCAAGTGATgacaaaactataaaaatatggAGATCTAAATCTTTCAGAAG ACTGCTCAGCGGAGTACGTGCAAAAGCAAGAACAAAAGTATGA
- the LOC100181334 gene encoding NEDD8-conjugating enzyme UBE2F-like isoform X1: protein MITLSKKLKESQEKGKGQTNATSSTKTTSSRIRNHLLVKELSDIGSYNNSTCQIKFPDPNILHHFTVSVTPEDGMWKDGCFKFNVSIPEEYNMKPPVVKCTTSVWHPNISLKGEVCLSILREHSLDGSGWAPTRSVKDLIWGLGSLFTDLADFDDPLNLEAANEFKKDPRKFRRTLEVYLYKNAPT from the exons ATGATAACATTGTCAAAGAAATTAAAGGAATCCCAAGAAAAGGGAAAGGGACAGACAAATGCAACAAGCTCAACAAAAACAACCTCTTCTCGTATCCGAAATCATCTGCTCGTAAAAG AACTTTCTGACATTGGGTCGTACAACAACTCAACTTGTCAAATCAAGTTTCCTGATCCGAATATTCTTCATCATTTTACA GTTTCTGTGACTCCTGAGGATGGGATGTGGAAAGATGGGTGTTTTAAGTTCAATGTTTCAATACCAGAAGAATACAACATGAAA CCACCAGTTGTAAAATGCACAACATCTGTTTGGCATCCAAACATTAGCTTGAAAGGTGAAGTTTGCTTGAGTATATTAAGAGAACATTCGTTGGACGGTTCGGGGTGGGCGCCAACAAGATCAGTCAAA GATTTGATCTGGGGTCTTGGTTCTTTATTTACG GATTTAGCTGATTTTGATGATCCTCTTAACTTAGAAGCTGcgaatgaatttaaaaaagatcCAAGGAAATTTAGAAGAACGTTAGaagtatatttgtataaaaatgccCCTACCTGA
- the LOC100181334 gene encoding NEDD8-conjugating enzyme UBE2F-like isoform X2, whose product MITLSKKLKESQEKGKGQTNATSSTKTTSSRIRNHLLVKELSDIGSYNNSTCQIKFPDPNILHHFTVSVTPEDGMWKDGCFKFNVSIPEEYNMKDLIWGLGSLFTDLADFDDPLNLEAANEFKKDPRKFRRTLEVYLYKNAPT is encoded by the exons ATGATAACATTGTCAAAGAAATTAAAGGAATCCCAAGAAAAGGGAAAGGGACAGACAAATGCAACAAGCTCAACAAAAACAACCTCTTCTCGTATCCGAAATCATCTGCTCGTAAAAG AACTTTCTGACATTGGGTCGTACAACAACTCAACTTGTCAAATCAAGTTTCCTGATCCGAATATTCTTCATCATTTTACA GTTTCTGTGACTCCTGAGGATGGGATGTGGAAAGATGGGTGTTTTAAGTTCAATGTTTCAATACCAGAAGAATACAACATGAAA GATTTGATCTGGGGTCTTGGTTCTTTATTTACG GATTTAGCTGATTTTGATGATCCTCTTAACTTAGAAGCTGcgaatgaatttaaaaaagatcCAAGGAAATTTAGAAGAACGTTAGaagtatatttgtataaaaatgccCCTACCTGA
- the LOC100183791 gene encoding testis-expressed protein 9: MAKQRQNINMNLLEREEAFQQLNEQLEKQTAKLVKEADVVIQQQENFLQHSVFRSESQNLDLRNSADISEDVDIVDVLNVDTNNLLSVAAAGLQDSFSDEDKNYVDERLHRLKLEQPLDRLTKKNRISKNETPRESSNQSEVNDVLSAATEKMGSEAQIRFLKAKLRVMQEQVDQLTTQVSSLLDEQQTYKTSTKESNEELERLKKNLNHQQNQTTKWKSAFEAEKGNTERKTNQLQSASKELDKQNREIKQSATSYNALEVRFNRVLEDFNKVKSQLQKQQHSGKQIVEQDQQKLDHLKNENKQLNRINVDSLNVIKKQQKLIGVLKRQILHVEAAKLLSFTEDEFVKALDWGKN; the protein is encoded by the coding sequence ATGGCCAAACAACGTCAAAATATCAACATGAATCTACTTGAGAGGGAAGAAGCATTTCAGCAATTGAATGAGCAGTTAGAAAAGCAAACTGCGAAGTTGGTTAAAGAAGCAGACGTGGTTATACAACAGcaagaaaactttttacaGCACTCCGTATTTCGAAGTGAATCTCAAAACCTTGATTTGAGAAATAGCGCAGATATTTCAGAAGATGTCGATATCGTTGATGTGTTGAATGTTGATACAAATAATCTGCTATCTGTTGCCGCTGCTGGATTACAAGATAGTTTTTCTGACGAggataaaaattatgttgacGAAAGGCTTCATAGATTAAAACTTGAACAACCGCTCGATCGTTTGACAAAAAAGAACAGAATTAGTAAAAATGAAACTCCACGGGAAAGTAGTAACCAATCCGAGGTTAATGATGTTTTATCAGCAGCAACTGAAAAAATGGGGAGTGAAGCACAAATACGTTTCCTGAAAGCCAAACTTAGGGTTATGCAGGAACAAGTGGATCAACTGACCACGCAGGTCTCAAGTTTATTAGATGAGCAGCAGACGTATAAAACATCGACGAAAGAATCCAACGAAGAACTAGAACggttaaaaaagaatttgaaCCATCAACAAAACCAAACTACAAAGTGGAAATCTGCGTTTGAAGCTGAAAAAGGAAACACTGAAcgtaaaacaaaccaacttcAAAGCGCTTCAAAGGAATTAGACAAACAAAATCGAGAAATAAAGCAATCAGCGACATCGTACAACGCATTAGAAGTAAGATTTAATCGAGTTCTTGAAGATTTCAACAAAGTTAAATCCCAGCTGCAAAAACAGCAGCATTCAGGGAAACAAATTGTAGAACAAGACCAACAAAAACTGGATCACTTAAAAAATGAGAATAAGCAGCTCAACCGAATTAATGTCGATTCACTCaatgtgataaaaaaacagcaaaaattaATCGGGGTATTGAAAAGACAGATATTACATGTTGAAGCCGCTAAACTGTTGTCTTTCACAGAAGATGAGTTTGTAAAAGCTTTAGATTGGGGAAAAAACTAA
- the LOC100187478 gene encoding dnaJ homolog subfamily B member 11-like — protein sequence MDLKILVLRSLLLFVFVLQVLAGRDFYKILQVSKDATTKQIKSAYRKLAKQMHPDKNPDDPTATEKFQELALAYEVLADKNKRSKYDKFGEEGLKDEMSGGGSHDPFSSFFGDFFSFNFNGEQQQGHRDVIKGDSFVIPLEVTLEEIYSGNFVEIVRNKPVTKPTSGTRQCNCRNEMKTTQVGPGRIQMTQQRVCDECPNVKFVNEEKVLEMEIEPGMEEGVEYPFVGEGEPDIDGEPGDIRFQIKILKHPIFERNVLDLYTNVTISLTDALLGFSMNITHLDGKQVHIERKQVTWPGARIKKKGEGLPSNENYNLRGNLIITFDVDFPRGELTTEEKEGIKKILKQKSKQKVYNGLQGF from the exons ATGGATCTTAAAATTCTTGTTTTGCGTTCACTACTTTTATTTGTGTTCGTTTTACAAGTTCTAGCAGG gagagatttttataaaatattgcaagTTTCAAAAGATGCCACAACGAAACAGATAAAATCAGCATACAGAAAATTAGCGAAACAAATGCACCCAGACAAAAATCCCGATGATCCAACAGCAACTGAGAAATTTCAAGAACTGGCTTTGGCATATGAG GTCCTTGCTGATAAAAATAAGAGAAGTAAATACGATAAGTTTGGTGAAGAAGGATTGAAAGATGAAATGAGTGGAGGGGGAAGCCATGACCCATTTTCCAG CTTTTTCGGAGATTTTTTCTCATTTAACTTTAACGGAGAGCAACAGCAAGGCCATAGAGATGTTATAAAAGGAGATTCATTCGTTATTCCTCTAGAAGTTACTTTAGAAGAAATTTATTCTGGAAATTTTGTTGAA attgtaAGAAACAAGCCAGTTACAAAACCTACATCTGGTACGAGGCAATGTAATTGTCgaaatgaaatgaaaacaacACAAGTTGGGCCGGGCCGAATACAAATGACCCAACAAAGAGTTTGTGATGAATGTCCAAATGTGAA aTTTGTGAATGAGGAAAAAGTTCTTGAAATGGAGATTGAACCTGGAATGGAGGAAGGTGTGGAATACCCATTTGTTGGTGAAGGTGAACCAGATATTGACGGGGAACCAGGAGATATTCGattccaaattaaaatattgaa GCATCCAATTTTTGAACGTAATGTATTAGACCTTTACACAAATGTGACCATCTCACTGACAGATGCTCTGCTTGGATTTAGTATGAACATCACGCATTTAGATGGAAAAcag GTACATATAGAAAGAAAGCAGGTCACTTGGCCCGGTGCGAGAATTAAGAAAAAGGGTGAAGGTCTTCCTTCAAACGAAAATTACAATTTAcgaggaaatttaattattacgtTTGACGTTGACTTTCCAAGAGGTGAACTAACAACTGAAGAAAAAGAAG GTATCAAGAAAATTTTGAAGCAGAAGTCTAAACAGAAAGTATATAATGGCCTTCAGGGATTTTAA